Sequence from the Candidatus Poseidoniia archaeon genome:
GTTGCGCGTTCTTCAACAACTGAATTCCGGCTCCAGATGCCCTGTAATGGGGTCGCCGAAGTCCATCACGCGACCGGGGTAGTCCTCCTCGCAGACGAGCGCAATCAGGCTGTTCGGCGCCTCGTCGATGACCTGCCACCCCAGCTCGCCCGCCAGCTCCTGCGCAAACGCCCTGATTTCAGGCCACTCGAGCATGTTGTGCTGCCCGAGTCGCTTGCGCGCCGGGCCGAGATGCATGTATGATTTCACTTCGACCATCGTCCGCGCGCCGGTGCGGCGCGCGAGGGCCGCATAGCCGGGAACGTCGAAATCATTCCAGTCGCGGACGACGATCATCCGCAGCACCTTACGCGTCTCCAGCCCGTCGAGCAGGTCGAGCGTGCGGGTGACCCGCTCCCAGTAGTCGGGCAGCAGCGGGACGTCAATCTTCTTCCACGTCTTTGCGTCGGGCGCGTCGAGCGAAACGTAGAGCTGCGTCGGCAGTGCATCCTCGTCGCGCAGCCGTTCAATCATCTCCGGGTGCAGGCCGTTGGTGACGAGGAACGACGAGATGCTGCGCGCGCGCAGCTCGCGCAGCATCTCCGGTAGCTGTTCGTAGAGCGTCGGCTCGCCGGTCAGCGAAATCGCGAAGTGGCGCACCGTCAACGACTCCTCGAATTTGCGCCGGTCGATGTCAGGGTTGCCGCCGAAGCCGGAGAGCTTCTGCAGGTGCGCCTCAATCGACCCCTGCACGATATCGGCCGGCTCGTCGTGCGCCTGCTTCATCAAGTCCTGCTGGCCCGAGAACATCTCGTTGACCCGCCAGCAGTAGACGCACTTCTGGTCGCACGCGACCGCCGCGGGGGTCATCTGCGTGCACTGGTGCGAGCGGACGCCGTAGAACTTCTGCTTGTAGCAGCCTGCCGAGTCCTCCTGCATTCCCTTGCGGGTCCAGCCGCAGATTTCGACGGCTGAGTGGTTGCCGACTATCCCGTACGATGCCTTCTCGAGTGCGCGCTTGTACTCGTCGGTGAAGAGCAGGTTGCCACTGTCCGCCGCCGACTGCATCAGAGGTCCGAGACTTCGCGGATGTTCTGCAGCTCCCAGTTGACGAGCGTGCAGGTCAGCGTGTAGTCGAGCGGTTCGTCCTTGATGGGACTCGGGTTGGCGTCGTCTTCGTAGGTGATTACGCCCGAAACCGGTGGCCCCGCCGCCTCGAAAGAGGCGATGAATTCCTCCACCGAATCCGCCGAGCCGGAAACGGTCTCACCCAGCACGGTCACGGGGATGGTAATGGTCACCGAGCCGTCGAAGCCGGTGCCCTGTGCGGTTTCAGAAAAATTGCCGGTAGTGACCTGCAGCGACACAGTGGGCTGTCCGATATCGCCAATCGAGGCCGCCGTGGTCCAGATGACGGTTACGTCGACCGAGGCGAGCCGCATTTCGCCCGCGAAGTCCCACTCGCCCTCCCCGGCGTCGACCCCGAACGGCACGCTGTCACCCTCGTCGTTGAGCGTTCCGCTCTTGCTGGGACCGGAGGTGTTGTTGGTCGCGACGTCCGCCTCGAAGCCAGTCGAGCCGCCGCCGATGCCGGAAACCGCGACCGAGTTGGCCGCCGACTGGAACGAAATCGCGAGGATGATGATGATGACCGCGAAGCCGATGGCGCCCGAGACCAGCCGGCCGGTAACCGCGAACGGGAAGCCGCCCGGCAGCTCCATGCGGCGCAGCTCGCTGTTGTTGTAGCGCTCGAACTGCTTCAGCTTCTCACCCACGGTGTCGGACAGCGCCATTGAGGCGGCAGTAGTGGTGCGTTATTAGGTTTAAGCCGTTCTACGAGCAGCCCGTAGTGGCTCCACACCCAGTGCACTTGAAGCAGTTGCCGTTGGGGACCAGCATGAACTGGCCGCAGTCGGGGCACGGGTCGCCCGAGAAGCCCATACGAACCGCCTCCGTGACACTCGCCTGCCGCAGGTCACCGGTCGCGCCGGGGGTTAGCGGGCCGGGGTCGAGGCTCGGGTCGGGCGGGTTGCCCATGTCGTCGAGCGTCATCTGGATTTCGTGCTGGTCGCCCGACGCTTCGCCGTGCGGGGAGCGCTCGCTGGCGGCATCTTCGAGGTCGTCTTCAGCGACCGACCGGAGGGCATCGGGGCGCAGGTCATCCTCGGTGACGCCGTGTGCGAGGTCGTAGCGGCCGAGGTAGTTGATGGCCAGCTCGCGGAAGAGGTAGTCGATAATCGAGGTCGCCATCTTGATGCGTTCGTTGCCCTGCACCGGGCCGAGCGGCTCAAAGCGCGAGAAGACGAAGGCATCAACGAATTCCTCGAGCGGGACGCCATGCTGTAGCCCGAGGCTGATGGCGACCGCGAAGCAGTTCATCAGGCTGCGGAAGGCTGCTCCTTCTTTGGCCATGTCAATGAAAATTTCGCCGAGGCTGCCATCCTCGTACTGGCCAGTGTGGAGGTAGACCGTGTGCCCCCCAATCTTGGCCTTCTGGATGTACCCCGTACGGCGCTCGGGGAGCCGCCGCCGCTGCGCGATGTAGCGCGTCACTACCTTGCGCGCAATCTGGTGCGCGTCGGGCGTCGGCAGCGCGTCGGCCATGATTTCGACCGCTTTCTCGGCCGAGACGAGGCCTTCTGCCAGTAGCTCCTCGTCCTCAGCCAGCGCGACCGTCAGGCTGGTGCCCGACATCAGTGGCTGGCTCAGCTTGGAGCCGTCGCGGTAGAGTGCGATGGATTTGTTCATCGTGCGCCATGATTCCTCGTAGGCCTGACTGATTTCGGCGACTGTCGCCTTATGTGGCATGTTGATAGTCTTCGAGATGGCGCCCGAGATGAACGGCTGCGCGGCCGCCATGATGCGGACGTGCGCGTGCCACGAAATAGAGCGGGTGCCGTAGCGTCCGCAGCGGTTGGCGCAGTCGAAGACGGCGAGGTGCGCTTCCTTGAAGTGTGGCGCGCCTTCGACCGTCAGTCGCCCGAAGACGTAGTCGTCGGCCGCCTGCACTTCATCAGTCTCGTAGCCCAGGTGTTCGAGCAGGTCGAAGGCGGGACTGGTGACCTGCTCCTGCGTAACGTCGAGCTTCTCGAGGCAGTATTCTTCGCCGATGTGCAGCGGCGTCACCAGCATCTTCAGCGAAGTCGTGGTGGGAATCGCCTGCTCGAGCTGGTCGATGACCTCGCCCGAGAGCCCCTTGCGTTTGAGCGATTCGCGGTTGACGTCCGGTGCTTCCACCAGCGTGCCGTTCCCGAGCATATAGCGGATGATGTCGTCGCGCTGCGCCTCGTCGTAGCCGAGCCGTTCCACCGCGAGCGGCACCGACTGGTTGATGATGCGCAGCATTCCGCCGCCCGCCAGTGTCTTGAGTTTCACCAGCGCGAAGTCGGGCTCGATACCGGTGGTATCGCAGTCCATCTGCATGCCGATGGTGCCGGTCGGCGCAATCACCGTGACTTGCGCGTTGCGGTAGCCGTGCCGTTCGCCCAGCGCCACCGCCTCGTCCCACGCTGAGCGGGCGCTGTTGAGCAGGTATTCCGGGCAGTAAGCGGGGTCAATCGCGAGCGGCTTCACGGTCAGTCCTTCGTATTCGTCGGCCGGGGCGTTGCACGCCGCACGGCGGTGGTTTCGCATCACCCGCAGCATGCAGTCGCGGTTCTGCTCGTAGCGCGGGAACGGCCCCTTCACGCGTGCCATCTCGGCCGAGGTGGCGTAGCTCGCCCCCCCGAGAATGGCGGTCAGCGAGCCGCAAATCGCGAGCGCGCGCTCGTCATCGTAGGGAATCCCCATGCGCATTAGCAGCGAGCCGATATTGGCGTAGCCGAGGCCGAGGGTGCGGTAGTCGTAGCTGCGCTTTGCAATCGCCTCGGACGGGAATTGCGCCATCAGCACCGAAATTTCGAGCACGACCGTCCAGAGCCGGATGGCGTGCCGGTAATCGTCCAGTCGCAGCATTCCCTCGCGCTCGTCGTAAAACGCGCCGAGGTTGAGCGACGCAAGGTTGCACGCCGTGTCATCAAGGAACATATATTCCGAGCAGGGGTTCGACCCGCGAATCGGCCCGTCGGGCGCGCAGGTGTGCCACTCGTTGATGGTGGTGTCGAACTGGATGCCGGGGTCGGCGCAGGACCAGGCGGCCTGCGAAATCTGGTCCCAGAGGTCGCGCGCCGGCAGGTTACGGCACGCCTCTGGCTCGCGCCCTTCGGCCGCCGCCGCCTCAAGCTCGGTGCGCCAGTAGAGCTGCCACTCCCCATCGGAGAGCGCTGCTTCCATGAAGGTGTTGGAGGCGCGGACCGAGTTGTTGCTGTTCTGCCCTGAGACAGTCTGGTAGGCATCGCCCTCCCAGTCCGTATCGAACGTGGTGACCTCGAGGTGGGACCAGCCCTGCTCGCCCAGCTCGAGCACGCGTGCGACCAGCGTCTCGGGGACGTAGTCGCGCAGTGCCGAGCGCACCGCGCGCGCCAGCGCCCGGTTCAGTTTCTGGTCCAGCTTATCTCCCTCTTCGGGGTGCGCCACGATAGCAGCCAGAATTTCGTTGGCGTGGTCCTGTAATTGCCGCGAACCGGCAACCAGTGCGGCCACTTTCTCTTCCTCTGAGACCTTCCAGTTGATGAACTCTTCAATGTCGGGATGGTCCATGTCAAGGCAGACCATCTTGGCGGCCCGACGAGTTGTGCCGCCCGACTTGATGGCGCCCGCAGCGCGGTCACCAATCTTCAGGAATGACATCAGTCCTGATGAGCGGCCGCCGCCCGAGAGCGGCTCCTCGCCGCTGCGGATGGAGGAGAAGTTGGAGCCGGTACCCGAGCCGAACTTGAAGAGCCGCGCCTCGCGCGTCCAGAGGTCCATGATGCCTCCTTCGTTGACGAGGTCGTCGCTCACCGACTGGATGAAACAGGCGTGCGGCTGCGGGTGCTCGTAAGCGCTGGTCGAGCGCTCCAGCTCGCCGGTTCTGGCGTTGACGAAGTGGTGCCCCTGCGGGGGTCCGTCAATCCCGTAGGCCCAGTTGAGGCCGGTGTTGAACCACTGCGGCGAATTGGGCGACGCCATCTGCGCCGCCAGCATGTAACAGAGTTCGTCGTAGAACGCGCGCGCATCCTTCTCGGACGCGAAGTAGTCATGTTTCCAGCCCCACCAGGTCCAGGTCCCTGCCAGGCGACGGAACAGCTGCCGGCCGTCCTTTTCGCCGCGGTGGCGCTTGCTGACGCTCAGCTTCGCCAGTGCCTTTTCGTCAGGCGCGGAACGGCGCAGCCACTTCGGAACGTCCTTTTCGACTACCGCTTTCAGCTTGCGCGGGATGCCTGCCTTGCGGAAGTATTTCTGCGCCAGCACGTTGGCTGCGGTCTGGCTGTAATTGACAGGAAGGTTGACACCGCGCATCTCGAAAGCGGTCGTGCCGTCGAAGTTACGAATCAGCGTGTCGCGCTTCTTCCATTCCAGCGCGTCGAATGCGTCGGCACCTGCCTCAGTAAAACGCCTTTCAATTCCAAGTCCTTCTGGATTGGCTGGCATCAGGCCACCCCCCAGGGTGGCTGAGATATAGCATCGTATTTTGCCATTACAATCATGGGTTCGGGGCATTCTGGCTACCTGATATAAGCGTTGCAGGGGAGGCTAATTTTGTAGAATACTACGAAATTCGGGTGATGTTCCACTCTTTTTTGCAACAAAAACAGGTGGAACCTGCTGAAAACAGGGTAAAGGTTCCACGATTTATGCCGGTAAAGGGGTAGTTATTTTATCTTCGTCGAAATATGTTATAAGTCGGTTTTACGGGTCAGTGCCGGACCCCCGTGGTCTCGCGCCAGTCAATGCCGACCGTGCGGCGCCCCAATTTGCAAACCGGGGGAAAAATTCGCTTGTGGATTGAGCGCTGTACCAGTGCCGCAACGCGCGCCGCATCCGCCTCCGGAACGCCGCGCGCCGCCATTTCCGTCGGCGAGTCATGCCGCTCCAGCGCCGCCAGCAGCCGGTCCAGCTGCGCGTACGGCAGCCCCAGCTCGCCCTCGTCAGTCTGCCCCTCCCACAGCTCGGCCGTCGGGGGCCGTTCGCGGATGGCTGCGGGCACGCCAAGGGCGGCAGCGAACAGTCGTACCTGGCTTTTATAGAGATCGCCGAGAGGAAGCAGGTCTGCGCCCCCGTCGCCCCACTTGGTGTAGTAGCCGGTCAGCAGCTCCGACTTGTTCGAGGTGCCGAGCACCAGCGCCCCGCGTTCGGCCGCCGCGCCGTAGAGCAGCGCCATGCGCAGGCGGGCGCGCAGGTTGCCCTGCTGCTCTCGCGTTTTGAAGAAGTCCGCCGCGTCGTCGAAAGCACTTGCCAGCGGCGCGATGTCCACCTCGCGCGTCTCGACCGCCAGCGCGGCGGCGTGCGCCGCCGCCATTCCGGTCGAAACAGTCTCGCCGTGCGGGAGCAGCAGCCCGTGGACCGCTTCGGCACCGAGCGCCTCAACCGCCGTGGCCAAGGCGGTCGCCGAGTCGATGCCGCCCGAAAGCCCGAGCACGACGCCCGCAGCCCCGGCGTCGGCGACGCGGTGCCGGATGAAGCCGGTGATGATGGCGCGACAGTCGGCGGGCAACCGCATCGCGCGCCGAACGGCGGCAGGATATGAGGCCGTGGCCCAGCCCTTTTACCACACGGCAACTGCGCGCGCATGCAGCTGGCGGTGGCGCAGGCGCCCGTGGAACTTGGCGATGTCGAGGCGAATCTCGCGACGGCACGCAAGCTGCTGGAGCAGGCGCAGGCGGCGTGCGACGGCGGGCTCGACCTGCTGGTGCTGCCCGAGCTGTTCCTGACGGGATACCTGCTGCGCGACGACTACGCGCGCGTCGCCGAGACGGTCCCGGGCGACGGCCCGGCGCAGGTGGGCCTCGCGGCGCTCGCGGCCGACAGCGGCGTCCATATCGCCGCCGGGCTGGTCGAGCGCGGGCGCGAGAGCCT
This genomic interval carries:
- the twy1 gene encoding 4-demethylwyosine synthase TYW1, with protein sequence MQSAADSGNLLFTDEYKRALEKASYGIVGNHSAVEICGWTRKGMQEDSAGCYKQKFYGVRSHQCTQMTPAAVACDQKCVYCWRVNEMFSGQQDLMKQAHDEPADIVQGSIEAHLQKLSGFGGNPDIDRRKFEESLTVRHFAISLTGEPTLYEQLPEMLRELRARSISSFLVTNGLHPEMIERLRDEDALPTQLYVSLDAPDAKTWKKIDVPLLPDYWERVTRTLDLLDGLETRKVLRMIVVRDWNDFDVPGYAALARRTGARTMVEVKSYMHLGPARKRLGQHNMLEWPEIRAFAQELAGELGWQVIDEAPNSLIALVCEEDYPGRVMDFGDPITGHLEPEFSC
- a CDS encoding vitamin B12-dependent ribonucleotide reductase, producing the protein MPANPEGLGIERRFTEAGADAFDALEWKKRDTLIRNFDGTTAFEMRGVNLPVNYSQTAANVLAQKYFRKAGIPRKLKAVVEKDVPKWLRRSAPDEKALAKLSVSKRHRGEKDGRQLFRRLAGTWTWWGWKHDYFASEKDARAFYDELCYMLAAQMASPNSPQWFNTGLNWAYGIDGPPQGHHFVNARTGELERSTSAYEHPQPHACFIQSVSDDLVNEGGIMDLWTREARLFKFGSGTGSNFSSIRSGEEPLSGGGRSSGLMSFLKIGDRAAGAIKSGGTTRRAAKMVCLDMDHPDIEEFINWKVSEEEKVAALVAGSRQLQDHANEILAAIVAHPEEGDKLDQKLNRALARAVRSALRDYVPETLVARVLELGEQGWSHLEVTTFDTDWEGDAYQTVSGQNSNNSVRASNTFMEAALSDGEWQLYWRTELEAAAAEGREPEACRNLPARDLWDQISQAAWSCADPGIQFDTTINEWHTCAPDGPIRGSNPCSEYMFLDDTACNLASLNLGAFYDEREGMLRLDDYRHAIRLWTVVLEISVLMAQFPSEAIAKRSYDYRTLGLGYANIGSLLMRMGIPYDDERALAICGSLTAILGGASYATSAEMARVKGPFPRYEQNRDCMLRVMRNHRRAACNAPADEYEGLTVKPLAIDPAYCPEYLLNSARSAWDEAVALGERHGYRNAQVTVIAPTGTIGMQMDCDTTGIEPDFALVKLKTLAGGGMLRIINQSVPLAVERLGYDEAQRDDIIRYMLGNGTLVEAPDVNRESLKRKGLSGEVIDQLEQAIPTTTSLKMLVTPLHIGEEYCLEKLDVTQEQVTSPAFDLLEHLGYETDEVQAADDYVFGRLTVEGAPHFKEAHLAVFDCANRCGRYGTRSISWHAHVRIMAAAQPFISGAISKTINMPHKATVAEISQAYEESWRTMNKSIALYRDGSKLSQPLMSGTSLTVALAEDEELLAEGLVSAEKAVEIMADALPTPDAHQIARKVVTRYIAQRRRLPERRTGYIQKAKIGGHTVYLHTGQYEDGSLGEIFIDMAKEGAAFRSLMNCFAVAISLGLQHGVPLEEFVDAFVFSRFEPLGPVQGNERIKMATSIIDYLFRELAINYLGRYDLAHGVTEDDLRPDALRSVAEDDLEDAASERSPHGEASGDQHEIQMTLDDMGNPPDPSLDPGPLTPGATGDLRQASVTEAVRMGFSGDPCPDCGQFMLVPNGNCFKCTGCGATTGCS
- a CDS encoding NAD+ synthase, which translates into the protein MRLPADCRAIITGFIRHRVADAGAAGVVLGLSGGIDSATALATAVEALGAEAVHGLLLPHGETVSTGMAAAHAAALAVETREVDIAPLASAFDDAADFFKTREQQGNLRARLRMALLYGAAAERGALVLGTSNKSELLTGYYTKWGDGGADLLPLGDLYKSQVRLFAAALGVPAAIRERPPTAELWEGQTDEGELGLPYAQLDRLLAALERHDSPTEMAARGVPEADAARVAALVQRSIHKRIFPPVCKLGRRTVGIDWRETTGVRH